GTACGATCCACTCTAGTTATTGGTattggtaaaatccactatcgatCAGCctctattttaaaacatgaatggaATAACCACTGGTCAGTAAATGATTCAAATATGCCCAATGCagctaattatatttgtatttgtatatttgtaaattTTAACCCATTGTTTAAGTGCATTAGAGTAATGGAGCAAGCTGTGTAATATAATGGTGGAAATATCATATCTATTATTATTCTCTTTTACAGCTCACCACCGACTTCAACTTTATCGAGCTGTGTGTCAATGAAAAGTGACTATTCAATGGACCATCCTCCAATAAAGTTGCAGGAAGAATCATCAAGCATTCCCAGGTAAGACTATAAGATGTTCTATTAGGACAAGCGCTAGGTTCACAGCCTGTACGGTTCTGCATGTAATTTTCAAATTGGGCTACATAAACCGGATCTTTTATAAAGCAACCAGCTTCAGCAAAACTTCAAATGAAAGTTTATCACATTTTGATAAAATGTCAACCTTCTGAActgatcattataatagaatGTCTTATTTATCACCTCATATCTCAACCAAAAAAATTGGTCAAAACTGGGTCTATGTGTGAAagacaatatatatatgtgtgtgtgtgggtgtgtgcatatttatgtatatttacatatacatatagatatttacatataaacacatatatatatatatatatatatatatatatatatatatatatatatatatatatatatatatataaataatggttttaattgtcttttaaacagagagagagagagagagagagagagagagagagagagagagaaattgttcTGAATGTAGAGATCactttattagagagacagcgcatgtaggacgttaaagttatttttgttaaaggaagacatgcaggtagttgggttgaaataggcagatgtagaggacaggggggggtatggagacagatgatctgctgtttcggcgacccctaatggaagaagccgaaagaagaagaagaagatatttcATTGatgttgtttaatatttatgtcaatattaatattttaatgtaatctaTTGCTCTCTTTATCTCCCTCTGAACACATTAAATAATACagcaaataatatttgttttaagtgTAACTTATTgttcctatttatttttttttttttttgagaaattaaGCAAATTGAgcagtttctctctcttatatCAACCTTGTTTTACAGGGTACAACCGACTTCTACTTTATCAAGCTGTGTGTCAATGAAAAGTGACAATTCAATGAATCCTCCACTGAAGTTTCATGAAGAATTATCGAGCAGGTAAGACTATAAGGACAATTTTAATAGCAGAAGAGTTAGGTTCATAGCCTATACTGATTTACACAATTTGCACATGTGGCTAGATCCTGAGATCTGGAATATAGTAAACAGCTCAAGCAAAATTTAATGTTGTTCCtgattttttatgaaatatacaCACTTCAAAACTTTTCAATATAAACTTACTATTATAATCACACCTTATTTGTTAGTGATATTAACACCATAGATATACCAAATATCCAGATCAAGAATGGATATAACTTTTTGGAAAGATAAAATTCTgctgatatttaaatatttaattatgagCATTTTATTTTGACAGTTAAATACTTGCTTATGagagtagatagatagatagatagatagatagatagatagatagatagatagatagatagacagacagacagacagacagacagacagacagacagacagacagacagacagacagattagaAATGTGACCATCTGTGATACattcaaatataatattttaaggttttattttcaCAGCATAAAAATAAGCTGTCTGTCAATAAATGATGATAATTCAATGGAACCACCACCAAAGTTGCAAAGTGAAACATCTCAACTGCCCAGGTAAGACTAAGATATTCAAGgcttacacacatgtacaaagCTTTTAAAGATGCGTCACACCTAAAAAACACCAGCAGAAGAAGATAAATGATAACATTTGTAAATACAAACAATTTAGTTCCATTAAAGTTGTTACAGATACACAGAGAACACATCATTATTTGAACACTACCAATGTCTATTCAAGAAGATCCAAGAAGAAACATGACACACATCAGCACTCAGATAtggttatttttaaagattattttaaaattattaaggattttttattattattatttctatttggtCATATTATAGGTGCTCCAAATTTCCTGACAAAGAAATATGCATGAAATTAAAATCCAGTCTAAAGAATCGATTCCAGCAGTTACCTGATGGACTACAAAGGTATGGACATTCAACACTACTCTctgagatctacacagagcttTACATTACAGAAGGAGGAAGTGGAGAAGTAAATAATGAACATGAGGTGAGACAGATTGAGACAGCATCAAGACTTTACCAGTTAGCAGACGACAAGCCAATTAAATGCAATGACATCTTCAAACCTATACAAGAACATAGAGTAATTAGGACTGTAATGACAAAGGGAGTTGCAGGcattggaaaaacagtctctgtgcagaaaTTCATTCTGGACTGGGCCGAAGGCACCGCAAATCAGGATGTCCACTTCATATTCCCACTTCCCTTTAGGGAGCTTAACTTGGTGAAGAACCAACACTTCAGTCTGGATGATTTGGTTCACTATTTCTTTCCAGAGCTGAAAGAAATAAAGTTTACAAATGTAACCAAccacaacattgtgtttatttttgatgGTCTGGATGAACATCGTTTTTTGCAGGATTTTCATAACAGTATGATTGTAAGTGAGGCAAATATACCTACCTCAATTGATGTTTTACTGACCAACCTCATCAAGGGGAATCTCCTTCCTGCTGCACTCATTTGGATAACCACTAGACCAGCAGCAGCTAGTCAAATTCCTTATGAATGGATAAGTCAGGTCACTGAGATCCGAGGATTTAATGACCCTCAAAAGGAAGAGTACTTAAGGAAGTACATCAGAGATGAAACCCTGGCCAATGATGTCATCAATCATTTAAAGTTGTCAAGGAGCCTTTATATTATGTGCCATATACCAGTGTTTTGTTGGATTTCAGCAACTGTTTTAGAGAAGATGTTAAAAGAAGCAGAAGGTAAAGCAATTCCTAAAACACTGACTCAGATGTACACACATTTTCTCATAATTCAGACTTGCATtcgaaagaaaaaatataatgagaCTCAGCAGCGTGATGAAATAGAGATGATTGTTAAATTAGGAGAGCTTGCTTTCAAGCAGTTGATAAAAGGAAATTTGATTTTCTACGAGGAAGACCTGAAGGAGTGCAGCATCAATGTGAGGGATGCAGTCCTACACTCTGGGGTTTGCACACGAATCATCAAAAAGGACTCTGAACTTCTCTATAATAAAGGAAACGTCTACTGCTTTGTACATTTAAGCATCCAAGAACACCTTGCAGCTTTGTATGTGCACGTTACCTTCAGCAACGGGAACAAAACTGTGCTTACGCAGTGGAGTCCGACAAGGTGCGCTATTTCCTTTCCGTGTCCATCCCTAACCGACCTTCACAAGAGTGCTGTGGACAAAACCTTGCAATGTAAAAGTGGGGAGTTTGACCTGTTTCTCCGCTTTCTTCTTGGCATCTCTCTGGAAAGTAACCAGACTCTTCTGCAAGAGCTGTTGCCACAGATATCACCGTGCGGTTCCCAAAGTGTTCAAGACACAATTGAATACATCAAGATCCGGCTCAGGATGAACCTTAATCCAGAAAAGTTTATCAACCTGTTTCATTGCCTAAATGAACTCAATGATTTTTCTTTAGAGGAGGAGATACAAAACTTACAGAAATCCAGGCTTCTTGCCAAGACAAAGCTTTCCCCTTCACAGTGGgctgctctggtgtttgtgttgctgACCTCAGGAAATGCACTAGATGTCTTTGACCTGAGAAAATACAGCATGGACAAAACTGATGAATGCCTTCATAGAATGCTGCCTGTTGTGATGGCGTCCAGAACAGCTGAGTAAGATTTTGTGCCATGAAATTTGATTCTAATaattttcaaaaaatatatatttttttgtactaGCTTTGTCTCCTGCTTTGTCTTCCAGGGTCAGAAACTGTAACCTTGTAAATAAAGGCTTTCAAGCTCTGGCTTCAGCCCTTAGCTCGAAGTCTTCGTGCCTGAGGGAACTGAAACTCAGTGGTAATGTTTTGCATCAGTCTGGGATACAAATTATTTCTGAAGGTCTTCAGTGTCCACACTGTAAACTGGAAATTTTGGAGTAAGCTCATCATGTTTTgaacaaataattataatagttatacatttttaatcaataTTACATTGTGCCGTACATTGCGCTGTAGATGGTGCCTTTATTGTGATgtaaaaaactgcattttttataCTAGAACAGAAAAAATGGCTTTATGCTCCTTTGTCTATagtcttaatttatttttgttttattacaggTTGTCTGATTGTCAAATTCAAGCAGAAGACTGGATATCCCTTTTTTCAGCTCTTGATTCCAACCCTTCACACCTGAGACATCTTGATCTGAGCTTCAATCCCCTGCATGAAGCAGGAACATCTCACCTCTCTAACGCTCTGCAAAATCCTCACTGTAGGCTAGAGACATTAAAGTGAGTGCTAGATCATACTTTTAAACGGACATTCAtcaagtattttatttacacaaactgattttatttatgacAAAACCTACAATATGTCAACAGGCTTTATAGCTGTCAAATAAACAGTCAAAGCTGTGCAAACCTGGCTGCAGGGCTGAAGAATAACTCCAGCCTGATTGAGTTGGATTTGAGTAAAAATATGCTCAAGCCCAATGGAATACGATGTCTCTCAGCATTCCTGAAGAATCCTTCCTGTAAAGTGAAGGTTCTAAGGTAGTGGATTtgtctaaaacattttttaccaaATTGTAATATTCAGAATAAATGTTTACCTTCAGGACTTAATATGTGTAATTTCGTATTTGTGTCTCAGAAATGCATTACATAAGTAAAAAACTCTGATATCCTGTGTGTTAGAGTCATGTGTTAAAGtgttaaaaatctaaaaaggACCCATGTGCTAACGTATCACATACTGTATCTTCTTGTGCCCACATACAGCTTAGCAGACTGTGGCATCACCAGTGCTGGCTGCGGGTACTGTCTAATGCTCTAAATGCAAACCCTTCTCACCTGAGGGAGCTAAGTCTGAACAGGAATCCAATAACTGACAAAGGAGTAGAGTGCATCTCTAATTTTCTAAGAGAGCACTTCTGTATGCTTGAGAAGCTAAGGTGaacattatttaatttcatttctatgatcatttaaataaatggatataATTGAAATATCAAACAAATAGATAAGGCACAATGGTTCCTAATACATCAAATCTAGTCAAGCAGCCATTACAATCTTCTTTTATGTCAATAATTGAGTTCTATAGTATTGAAGTGGAGCTACTGGTTAACATGTAATGGAAGTTTATGATCACTGTCTGTTTAAacaattgctaaaaaaaaaatgctaagtgCTAAATATTTAATCCAGCAATTTCAGGTCACTTTTCTGTGGTGATATATGTATCCAATGTTTGATTATATACgtgcatatttttatatagtgtcACAAACCATACATTAGTTTTTAAGAGATTATTTTAGCATAATGCAGTTGACAGGATGCAGAATGATGGTCGAATGTTTATTAGCCTTGTACCTCCATCTCAAAACCAATAAAGCAAAATTGGaaacaaaaatacactatatttccaaaagtatttggtcacctggtcataagtatggtatgtgatttttgagcattgcattccatatttagtctcaatttgctcttataattacctccactcttctgagtaGATTCTGGAGtttgcttatggatatttgtgttcatcatccACAAGAgtattacgaaaggcaggtactgatgtaggtgaggagacctggggtgcagtcagagtttcaattcatcccaaaggtgttcagtagtgatgagatcagcgctctatagcaggccactcaagatctttctctccaaagcatgtaaaccagatcttcaaggagctcactttttacacaggggcattgctatGCTggcacaggtttgggtttccaagattaagtgaatgcaaaattttattatagcacaTCCTATACATCCTATATcctaaagacgtcctatacaattgagtgcctccaactttgcggTAAACAGttctttgtggaaaagaaacacatatagcaggaaaggtcaggtgacccaatacttttgaaaatatagtgtatcttgGCTGACTATAGATGTCAATTAAAACATCTTTACAACTAGTGATTTAAATTAGGTGCATTTTGAAAAAGAATTTGtaatttatcttaaaaaaaaccttaatttatACTGTAGATGATTAGACTCTTTCGTGCCAGTTGTAATCAAATCTGTATTTTTCTAGTTTGTCCTACTGTTCTGTCACTGAAAGTGGTTGCATTGCTCTGGCCTCGGCTCTCAAACTGAACCCATCACACCTCAGAGAGCTGGAATTGACTGGAAACAAACCAGGGATCTCTGGACAGGAAAAACTTAAGGCTCTACAACAGCATAGAGACTACAGACTGGAAAAACTAAAGTgagttgttccttttttttagcCATACGCTGTTATTGTGAAATATTGTAATAGTTTGATAATCTGCAGCAACCTTTTCAGGAACCTGAAAAATTATTTAGACATTCAGGATCTCTATTAACCTGTAGAACCAGGAAGATTTTCTGTTCATTAATCTTTGTAGTTTTTTAGGATTATATTCTTTTCTGCATACATGTAACTACCAGGGTTAAGAGCTTGTCACACAAATGTATATTGGCCTGATTGCCTTAAAACATGAATGGGCCCTACTTTTATCTGTCCTACTTACACTTTAATATTAAGTCAGAACAAGCAAAGCATGTGCTCTCCAATAAATGTTGAGATATCAGAAGATTTTTCAGACATGTTGGAAGTGTTCATCTTTGCCCCATTTAAACATATCGCACTTGAATCTGTCATCGGAACCAACTCAAGTACGGCTTCTCTGAGTTTCTGTTTAAAAGGAGATTTTCATGCAGGCGGTgtaggaatgaaaaaaaaatcagtttgagACATTTTGTACAGTTACACATTAGCCAAAATCTGCACAAATTGTAGTTGCATTGCAAATGTACAATAATATCATGTTTACTTCCAATTGTACCAATACATTTACTAGTACTCCCAGAACTGTGGAATTTTTAGTCATTACgattaatttttattgttttttttattttgtaggttGTAAAAGACTATGGCCTGCATTGGACACAACTAAACATTCTCTGCCATGTACTTTTTGTCAGAGATCCCACCTTGTTCCATTCGGATCGCATCCCTTCACACTTCCGCATTGCATTCTGTGTGTTCATAGTtacgtgtgtatgtatttgtttacatttacataatgtCTCCACCCCTGTCATTGGTTAATGTctttatgtgtgtttttgttcactGCTGTTCTCACACCCATGTTTGTTCTTACACACATACTAAGCAATTCTCAGGCCAAGTTTCATAGTCTATGGTTCATCTTTCCTGGATTTTgagcttgttttgttttctcattttgttttctccttcccttccttgtttttttcctaGTTCACTAATTTCCTAATTCCTAGTTTCTGCTAATTTGCATTCCTTAGTTTGCCAGTATTTCATAAGTGTGCATATcctgcacttgcatccactATTGTGTATTCCCACATTACATTACGCCTGCCATGTGCCACTGAAATGCAcagtatgtaaatgttaaaaatgctcAAAAACAAGATGAAAGTGTGAAAGGTGAATGACTACACACTGGGCATGGTGTTCTGGCGTTTGTCTTTCACCTGAGGAGGATACCATGCAAAGTGGATGAGTGGCTGCTGTGATGGCATCAAGAACATCTGAGTAATTTTGTGCATGGAAAGATGTTTAATGACTGTACTGACTGCTGTTTGTCTAAAGCTCATGAACCTTTTAACTGTAACAATTACACTTCaggcaacaaacacacacacacacacacacacacacacacacacacacacacacaaacacacataactGGTCTTTTTGGGGTTTCTCTTTGATCTTTTTCTCTTGATCACCCTATGCCTGGAACATGTTTACATGGattagtgtataaaaaaaaaagaaaaaaaaagacaggccTTGTGTTTTCCTGTAGATGTTTTGGTAAAAGCTGCAATATAGGCAACAATATTGtacatcatattatatatattatacttcaCATACTACAGAGTTCTTATGtcaaatatatactgtaaaaattGAATGCTGAATTATACTTGTAATACActaattgttcttttttatttttgtgaagaaGTTGTTTTGTATCTGTGAATGTTCACAAATGCACCATGAAgcatttaattctttatttccatttttcgGGAACTATACGATTGTCATGCTGTAAGATTCTCCAAATCTACTGTAGATTATTACCTCCTCTAGGAACAATATCctagagaaaaatagaaaatgttttacGACATGTGGTGATAAtcagttaaataatatattgttaTGTTTTGGGACCATGTTTGGGACAAATCAGTGGCTTTAGAATATAGCTTTGTGTAGCTAACATTAATTTAGTATCCAACAGATAATGTCATCATGGTTACACTAAATTATATTCACTGTACAACTGTATTACGCTTAAAATGATACAGTCTAAGTTAGTGTcatttttacacagtgtttgTACTTAACACAGTAAAGCTTGCCGTTGATAGAATTATATTTGGAGTTGCCAGTTACTTCTTTAATACCCAATGCCCTTCTTACTCTTGGTGTAGTTCATTTCCTCTTGGTGCTTTATAGGATGTTAAAAAGTttgggatattttttttatgttatttatcgCAAGCATTGCCACTGCCTTGAATCTGCATGATACTTTATGTTTgaacaagttttaaaaaaagggaaaaaaaaggtttcttcaTGATGCCTGTAGTGTGATACCAGGCCATAATAAATTGCCTAATATTccacaatataatatacattatatcgGATCGGTGTTTCGGACCGGTGTCTGATCGGAAAGTGGCATTACTCTTTAACTGATAACTGATGGTATTTCGTTATTTTGTCTGTCCTATATATGTGAACTTTGTTATATGTTTCTGGAGTTTGTTTAACATGTATTCTTTTGTActattttttgtctattttaataacatgtctaaaataaaaatagaaaaaagaatgtgaaaaattgatttaaaaatatattataaaccCATAAAAAATTACTTTGAGTGTTTTCCTTATTCCATATTtcacaaatgtacacaaattGTAGTCTAGAACAATTAAAACTAAAAGAGAACACCAGCTGCATTTAAAACACAGCAGGCTGTTGCTCCTGGACActtgagaaaaagaaatacaactGTCTCTAAATTCCCACCAGAGCTGAAGTAATCCACTGGTCTcctcagaaagaaagaaaggaatgcTGTGTAGAAACCTCTTGAGACTTCAAACAGCACCTGCACTGATGGCTGCGTTCTCTGCAGCTTCTTCGGGCACTTTGTTGAATGGGTTAAAGGGAAAATCAAATATTCAATCAGTAAagtatttttgaaagcatttaaTCAATTGAAATATGTTTAGTGtacaaatctatattttattttgtttagttttgctCTGGGGCCTCAATGCTATTACTGGTAAGTTCTGGTAAACACCAATTGAccaataaaagaaacaacattATTGGAAATTATGTGTAAACtagatgtttttaaatataattataataaaaaatacagtgaaTCTACTTTGTCTCTTCACattcagtcattaaaaaaattcccaGACTCAAAATAGCTGCAGCAACTAATAAGCATTTCATGCTTCCTGCCCTTACAGCCTTCTGTTTTACTCTAGTAGAAACCCTAGTTTGAATTCGTAAAACATAAGTTTTGGTGTAGTTTGtgttgaaaaataattttatttgcagTAGATAATAACATTGTTAAAATAGTAATTTTTTCAAAATCAGTAATTCAATTCCTATAAAAACTAATGTCTATCCATCAGTTGCATCAATGTATTAATTTgccagataaataaatagaaataggttgttacacacacacacacacacacacacacacacacacacacacacacacacacacaattgttatATGACTGTTACCTCAATGTAAGCTTGGCactctatttttttatacctAATAATACAGCTTGAGGATTGCTAGCTATAAGGATCATGAATGGGATAATGCCTATATTCGCTAGTTAGCTGGATAACTAACTGTTGTTTACGTTGCCATCTAATTTTGACAGTCTACTGTCATATTGTGCATATTTTATTCTAAGCACTGTTGCTCAAATTAATGAAAAGAACAGCTGGCAATTATATCAAGTTATTTCATTTGCAGCGTTGTTCCTGCTGGCTGAGGTAAACCTTACTTATTttctcttgacttgacttgatttgacacacacacacacacacacacacacacacacacacactgcaggtaCCATACATGTGACAGAAAGACTGAAAGACCCTGTTTGCCTGAACAGTGGTTGTCCACACATCACACAAATGCATTCTTCTTAGATTAGACTAAAGAATTTTAATGGACTAGCTAGTGGACTGTGATTAGATAGGGAGAGACAGGCAAGAAATCCACAGCACACAGTgtacgtgtgcatgtgtgtgtgtgtgtgtgtgtgtgttgacattAAAAATGACTGAATCTCTCAGAATTACCATTTCCCTCATAgactgtgtatattttatattctactGCTTATCAGAGTACTAGAATAGTAGTCAAGATCTCagttaaacacatttatcaaCCTGCAAGGTATAGTCCAGCcagaaataaaatgcacacaatgTCTTTTTTATGCCATGTTCAGTTGATCAGCCAAGACTTGCTTGTTGTCTACGGTTTTCCTCTTTAGATTTGCACTGGAGATGATGAAATTGAAACTATATTATTTTCTTAATCAATTATTCCTTACAATGTTACGCTGCAAAAGTATGACATCTTAGCAAGTGGAAATAGTCGAATTTAGCTAGTATTTCCTTCCGAGTCAACCCATATATAAgattataaaatttatttttaagccaTTTAAATTCAATGAGAGCTTGAAATAGTACTCTGAGTCTATATATAGTTTTGCTCAGTGCTTGAATTGAGTCAAGTTTTATGGGGGGGTTACAGTTCCAGATAAAGCCGCCAGCATCTGGGTGCTGCGTAGGAAACGTCACGAGGGGGTGTTTCCCCAGCAACTGCCATGCTGGCGGGGTACAATAAGCCGCGATAgcagacacgtaaaccttcagggttgatGGAGCcaaccctgcggcaaactgttcctgcaggaactccagagctgaaccaaccgggcagttaactgggtccaactggtggtgctcacaccacgtggTGAACAGATGCCATTTAGGAATGGAAAATGGTCTCTACTACCTCTAAAACCTtggggtggagcctccattccccaggcctcggcccTTGGCCTTGAAAGGGTGTCTGCTCTCCAGTTCAACCGACCCGGGATGTAAACTGCTCTTAATGAGAGAAGTTTCCCCTGGGACAAAAGGAGGATCTGCCacgccagcctgtacagggggcgaGACTGGAGATCCCCCTGGCAGTTGATGTATGAGACCACCGACATGGTGTCCATTCGGACCAACACGTGGCGACCTCCTAGGTCTCGGTGGATGTGTTCCAGTGCCAAGAACATGGCCATTATCTCCAGGCAGTTAATGTGCCATGAAAGATGTGACTTGTCCCACCGACCCACACTGTGAGGGATGCGTCTGTCGTTAGCATTACGCGATGACAAGGAGTTTCCAGGATggggccttgagacaggaaGGTAGGTTCTCTCCATACTTCTAAAGCCTGCAGGGCTCGCTGTGAGACCTTAAAAGTACGGAACGGATTGCCCTTTCGGCAGAAACCCTCTGCCTCtaagccaccactggaggggtctcaaaTGGAGAAGGCCAAGTGAGATCACACTGGTTGCTGCTGCCATGAGACCGAGCaacctctggaactgcctcacagtcaGTAACTGGCCTAATTTTACTCTCTTGGCTGCAGTGCGGATCACTCCGTCCCGACAGGAGTGCCCGCATTGTGCCCGCAACATGGTTAAGTCCGCACTATgcccaagaaggtggttctctgtaccttagaaagcacactcttctttgCGTTTTGTCCTAATACCAATTCCTTTATGTGGGCGAGAACAACATCTTGATGCCAGACCGCCTGAAACCAATCGTTGATATAGTTGATATATAGTTATAGCAGTTCAAAGAACATAGATCTAGGATCGGGCGCATGCCACCATCCTTTTTCAGAACAacaaagtactggctgtagtagCTTGACTCTTTGACTAAGGGAGGAACCatctcgatggcccctttccttaGTAGGGTGTACACTTAcagttccaggaccagagcctgcttgtgtCCCACCATGGTAGGACACAACCCGTTGAACCGGGCTGGGGGGGATACAAACTGAATTGAGTAGCCCTTCTCTATTGTGCGCAGGACCCACCAAGATACATCTGGCAGGCCTTCCCAAGCTGCCAGTAAATCTCTTAGGGGAACTCTCTGACCCTCCCAGAGCAGCTGGAGCAGTGTCTACATCCGCAGCGATCTTTCGGGCCGGAATGGAGGGACACACCCGCAGGAGGGGAGGCTGCACTCTGAAGAACTCTTGTGGCACCCAGTGGGAACAGAAGGAGCAACCCGGTGGAGGACTGTACTGCTAAAACGCCGCCAACTGTGTTTTGGACTCCTAAAACCTGTCGACTACCGTGCCTACCGCGGCGCCGAACAGGCCAGAAGTAGCTATCGAGGCATTCAGCAGAAAGATATGGGTTCTCCCAAGACCTAGACACCTTGGTGTGTAGGTCGAGAAAAAACGGTAGGCGGCTGTGCCGTGGGACACAGGAAACACTCATCCGGCTTACTGGGAAC
The DNA window shown above is from Silurus meridionalis isolate SWU-2019-XX chromosome 12, ASM1480568v1, whole genome shotgun sequence and carries:
- the LOC124394394 gene encoding NLR family CARD domain-containing protein 3-like isoform X1 codes for the protein MTSNCIMVSTQKVSLQRMAAMNKSPPLEVPKSGLAEYETLASKHQADPLCENMQPTSPVWSCVSMKSDHSMNPPLKFQKESSSIPSVQPTSPVSSCVSMKSNNSMDPPLKFQEESSSIPSMPPTSPVWSCVSMKSDHSMNPPLKFQKESSSIPSVQPTSPVSTCVSMKSNNSMDPPLKFQEESSSISSIPPTSPVWSCVSMKSDHSMNPPLKFQKESSSIPSVQPTSPVWSCVSMKSARSMNPPLKFQRESSSFPRLQPSSPDSGCMSMKSNNSMEPPLKFQEQSSSIPRHYPSSFWTIQQERSQTSTPSCASVKSDWSMDLPDSLNKSSRHSNRTKLPRKPKKQLFMSMNDFAHDSERTIQQERSHTLASSSASGKSDWSMDLPDSFNKSSWHRNRNQTKNQPRKPRKNRYGTSKNMSYSAPDSQNSPPTSTLSSCVSMKSDYSMDHPPIKLQEESSSIPRVQPTSTLSSCVSMKSDNSMNPPLKFHEELSSSIKISCLSINDDNSMEPPPKLQSETSQLPRCSKFPDKEICMKLKSSLKNRFQQLPDGLQRYGHSTLLSEIYTELYITEGGSGEVNNEHEVRQIETASRLYQLADDKPIKCNDIFKPIQEHRVIRTVMTKGVAGIGKTVSVQKFILDWAEGTANQDVHFIFPLPFRELNLVKNQHFSLDDLVHYFFPELKEIKFTNVTNHNIVFIFDGLDEHRFLQDFHNSMIVSEANIPTSIDVLLTNLIKGNLLPAALIWITTRPAAASQIPYEWISQVTEIRGFNDPQKEEYLRKYIRDETLANDVINHLKLSRSLYIMCHIPVFCWISATVLEKMLKEAEGKAIPKTLTQMYTHFLIIQTCIRKKKYNETQQRDEIEMIVKLGELAFKQLIKGNLIFYEEDLKECSINVRDAVLHSGVCTRIIKKDSELLYNKGNVYCFVHLSIQEHLAALYVHVTFSNGNKTVLTQWSPTRCAISFPCPSLTDLHKSAVDKTLQCKSGEFDLFLRFLLGISLESNQTLLQELLPQISPCGSQSVQDTIEYIKIRLRMNLNPEKFINLFHCLNELNDFSLEEEIQNLQKSRLLAKTKLSPSQWAALVFVLLTSGNALDVFDLRKYSMDKTDECLHRMLPVVMASRTAEVRNCNLVNKGFQALASALSSKSSCLRELKLSGNVLHQSGIQIISEGLQCPHCKLEILELSDCQIQAEDWISLFSALDSNPSHLRHLDLSFNPLHEAGTSHLSNALQNPHCRLETLKLYSCQINSQSCANLAAGLKNNSSLIELDLSKNMLKPNGIRCLSAFLKNPSCKVKVLSLADCGITSAGCGYCLML
- the LOC124394394 gene encoding NLR family CARD domain-containing protein 3-like isoform X3, translated to MTSNCIMVSTQKVSLQRMAAMNKSPPLEVPKSGLAEYETLASKHQADPLCENMQPTSPVWSCVSMKSDHSMNPPLKFQKESSSIPSVQPTSPVSSCVSMKSNNSMDPPLKFQEESSSIPSMPPTSPVWSCVSMKSDHSMNPPLKFQKESSSIPSVQPTSPVSTCVSMKSNNSMDPPLKFQEESSSISSIPPTSPVWSCVSMKSDHSMNPPLKFQKESSSIPSVQPTSPVWSCVSMKSARSMNPPLKFQRESSSFPRLQPSSPDSGCMSMKSNNSMEPPLKFQEQSSSIPRHYPSSFWTIQQERSQTSTPSCASVKSDWSMDLPDSLNKSSRHRTIQQERSHTLASSSASGKSDWSMDLPDSFNKSSWHRNRNQTKNQPRKPRKNRYGTSKNMSYSAPDSQNSPPTSTLSSCVSMKSDYSMDHPPIKLQEESSSIPRVQPTSTLSSCVSMKSDNSMNPPLKFHEELSSSIKISCLSINDDNSMEPPPKLQSETSQLPRCSKFPDKEICMKLKSSLKNRFQQLPDGLQRYGHSTLLSEIYTELYITEGGSGEVNNEHEVRQIETASRLYQLADDKPIKCNDIFKPIQEHRVIRTVMTKGVAGIGKTVSVQKFILDWAEGTANQDVHFIFPLPFRELNLVKNQHFSLDDLVHYFFPELKEIKFTNVTNHNIVFIFDGLDEHRFLQDFHNSMIVSEANIPTSIDVLLTNLIKGNLLPAALIWITTRPAAASQIPYEWISQVTEIRGFNDPQKEEYLRKYIRDETLANDVINHLKLSRSLYIMCHIPVFCWISATVLEKMLKEAEGKAIPKTLTQMYTHFLIIQTCIRKKKYNETQQRDEIEMIVKLGELAFKQLIKGNLIFYEEDLKECSINVRDAVLHSGVCTRIIKKDSELLYNKGNVYCFVHLSIQEHLAALYVHVTFSNGNKTVLTQWSPTRCAISFPCPSLTDLHKSAVDKTLQCKSGEFDLFLRFLLGISLESNQTLLQELLPQISPCGSQSVQDTIEYIKIRLRMNLNPEKFINLFHCLNELNDFSLEEEIQNLQKSRLLAKTKLSPSQWAALVFVLLTSGNALDVFDLRKYSMDKTDECLHRMLPVVMASRTAEVRNCNLVNKGFQALASALSSKSSCLRELKLSGNVLHQSGIQIISEGLQCPHCKLEILELSDCQIQAEDWISLFSALDSNPSHLRHLDLSFNPLHEAGTSHLSNALQNPHCRLETLKLYSCQINSQSCANLAAGLKNNSSLIELDLSKNMLKPNGIRCLSAFLKNPSCKVKVLSLADCGITSAGCGYCLML